In Musa acuminata AAA Group cultivar baxijiao chromosome BXJ2-8, Cavendish_Baxijiao_AAA, whole genome shotgun sequence, one genomic interval encodes:
- the LOC135619538 gene encoding fatty-acid-binding protein 1-like, producing the protein MGSLRCPFSLPRPPKPPRGSTGATSFRLAAAAIGAGIGFAVGFSLESVADTSGSRRKPWSHASPIWASLSLADGPTGTSVEPRTGAAFPTVLDGGRRLTGIGLRKTSVLGLKNIDVYAFGVYADDSDMKELREKYGTFSVSELKENKEFISDVLDQDLRMTVRLQIVYNRLSIGSVRNAFAKTVGSRMQKFSGSDNRELLQRFTSLFKDEYKLPRGSVIDLSREQGYVLQIKIGGKEVGEIQSKLLCKSVLDLYFGEDPFDKRAKEDIQSGLASILQERCN; encoded by the exons ATGGGCTCCCTCCGCTGCCCGttctcgctgcctcggcccccgAAGCCACCGCGCGGGTCCACGGGTGCGACCTCGTTCCGCCTAGCCGCGGCGGCCATCGGTGCCGGAATAGGCTTTGCCGTGGGCTTCTCCCTCGAATCGGTCGCAGACACGTCCGGATCCCGCCGGAAGCCGTGGAGCCACGCCTCCCCCATTTGGGCCTCACTCTCCCTCGCTGATGGCCCCACGGGGACCTCCGTGGAGCCGAGGACTGGCGCGGCCTTCCCCACCGTTTTGGACGGCGGCCGGCGCCTCACCGGGATCGGGCTGCGCAAGACCAGTGTCTTGGGGCTCAAGAACATTGATGTCTATGCATTTG GAGTTTATGCTGACGACAGTGATATGAAAGAATTGCGTGAGAAATATGGCACATTTTCAGTTTCTGAACTGAAGGAAAATAAGGAGTTTATTTCAGATGTCCTGGATCAGGATTTACGCATGACAGTTAGGCTTCAAATAGTATACAACAGACTGAGCATAGGCTCTGTGCGGAATGCATTTGCAAAGACAGTAGGAAGTAGGATGCAAAAGTTCAGTGGATCAGACAACAGAGAATTGCTTCAAAG GTTTACTTCTTTATTTAAAGATGAATATAAGCTCCCGAGGGGTTCTGTGATAGATCTTTCAAGGGAACAAGGTTACGTTCTTCAAATAAAAA TTGGTGGGAAGGAAGTGGGGGAAATCCAGAGCAAGCTTTTGTGTAAGTCAGTGTTGGATCTATACTTTGGCGAGGATCCATTTGACAAACGAGCTAAAGAGGATATTCAATCTGGTCTGGCTTCCATTCTGCAGGAGAGATGTAATTAA
- the LOC103994655 gene encoding primary amine oxidase 1 produces MNPQLSSSSFLVFVFVFVFLHSLKPASIYCHPLDPLTPSEISAVSNIIKSSHLGSSKSLSFHYVGLDELDKPDVLAWASTHRWNKAAPPRRAFVIVRSEKKTHEIYVDITNHSIVSDKVYEGFGYPIMNFEEQEAASALPFDYAPFVESVKKRGLEPEDVLCTTFSVGWFGERKQGRRLLKIQCFLTGETVNFYARPLEGVTVVVDLDAMEIVEYEDRMVVPVPGSTGTDYRAAKQKPPLGPRTKPGIIVQPEGKGFEVDGHMIRWANWEFHLGYDVRAGTVISLASVKDSEKGIFRRVLHRGYVSEIFVPYMDPSEEWYYKTFFDVGEFGFGLLAAPLEPMTDCPANAAFMDAYITDRDGLPIKQSNAFCVFERYSGDASWRHTEFGIPGQVITEVRPEVSLVVRMVSAIGNYDYVIDWEFKTSGSIKLGVSLTGILEMKGTQYTHADQISGDQHGTLLAANTMGVYHDHFVTFHLDLDVDGPDNSFVKSKLKTVRVTDDSSPRRSYWTVAKETARTEADALVELGAEPAELLVVNPSKKTKMGNDVGYRLISHGATAASLLSDDDYPQIRASYSKKQVRVTAYNKSEKWAAGLYADESRGDDNLAAWTARNRVIENTDIVLWYTVGVHHVPCQEDFPVMPLLSGGFELRPANFFESNPLIKTPANKQVHLPNCSRNS; encoded by the exons ATGAATCCACAGCTgagttcctcctccttcctcgtcttcgtcttcgtcttcgtcttcctccACTCTCTTAAGCCGGCTTCCATTTACTGCCATCCCCTCGATCCTCTCACCCCTTCCGAAATCTCGGCCGTCAGCAACATAATCAAGTCCTCCCACCTTGGCTCATCGAAATCTCTCTCTTTCCACTATGTCGGCTTGGACGAGCTCGACAAGCCGGACGTGCTCGCATGGGCGTCGACCCACCGCTGGAACAAGGCAGCGCCGCCACGGCGAGCGTTCGTGATAGTCCGGTCCGAGAAGAAGACCCACGAGATATACGTGGACATCACCAACCACTCCATCGTCTCCGACAAGGTGTACGAGGGATTTGGCTACCCCATAATGAACTTCGAGGAGCAAGAGGCGGCCTCCGCCCTGCCCTTTGACTACGCGCCGTTCGTGGAGTCGGTGAAGAAGCGGGGGCTGGAGCCGGAGGACGTGCTGTGCACGACCTTCTCGGTGGGGTGGTTCGGGGAGAGGAAGCAAGGGAGACGGCTGCTGAAGATCCAGTGCTTCCTCACGGGAGAAACGGTGAACTTCTACGCGAGGCCATTGGAGGGGGTGACGGTGGTGGTGGACTTGGACGCCATGGAGATCGTGGAGTACGAGGACCGGATGGTTGTGCCGGTGCCGGGGTCAACGGGGACGGACTACCGAGCCGCGAAGCAGAAGCCGCCGCTAGGGCCGCGGACGAAGCCCGGCATCATCGTGCAGCCCGAAGGGAAGGGTTTCGAAGTTGATGGCCACATGATCAG GTGGGCCAACTGGGAATTCCACTTGGGCTACGACGTCCGAGCCGGCACAGTCATCTCCTTAGCATCAGTGAAGGACTCCGAGAAGGGAATCTTCCGGCGAGTCCTGCACAGGGGCTACGTATCGGAGATATTCGTACCGTACATGGACCCATCGGAGGAATGGTACTACAAAACCTTCTTCGACGTCGGCGAGTTCGGCTTCGGGCTCTTGGCGGCACCGCTGGAGCCCATGACCGACTGCCCGGCCAATGCCGCATTCATGGACGCGTACATCACCGACCGAGACGGGTTGCCGATCAAGCAATCGAATGCTTTCTGTGTGTTCGAGCGTTACTCCGGCGACGCCTCGTGGCGGCACACCGAGTTCGGGATTCCTGGGCAAGTG ATCACGGAGGTGAGGCCGGAGGTGAGCCTGGTCGTACGAATGGTGTCAGCAATTGGCAACTACGACTACGTGATAGATTGGGAATTCAAAACCAGCGGCTCCATTAAGTTAGGG GTGTCACTGACGGGCATCCTGGAAATGAAAGGCACGCAGTACACCCACGCAGACCAAATAAGTGGCGACCAGCACGGTACACTGCTGGCGGCAAACACCATGGGCGTCTACCACGACCATTTCGTCACCTTCCACCTCGACCTCGACGTCGACGGTCCGGACAACTCCTTCGTCAAATCGAAGCTCAAGACCGTGAGGGTGACCGACGACAGCTCGCCGAGGAGGAGTTACTGGACGGTGGCGAAGGAGACGGCGAGGACCGAGGCCGACGCCCTGGTGGAGCTCGGCGCCGAGCCGGCGGAACTGCTGGTGGTGAACCCGAGCAAGAAGACGAAGATGGGGAACGACGTGGGTTATCGTCTGATCAGCCACGGTGCGACGGCGGCCTCTCTGCTCTCCGACGACGATTACCCTCAGATCAGGGCTAGCTACAGCAAGAAGCAGGTGCGGGTGACGGCCTACAACAAGTCCGAGAAGTGGGCGGCCGGGCTTTACGCCGACGAGAGCAGGGGAGACGACAACTTGGCTGCATGGACCGCGAG GAATCGAGTGATAGAGAACACAGACATCGTGCTGTGGTACACAGTAGGCGTTCATCACGTACCATGTCAAGAAGACTTTCCGGTGATGCCGCTATTGAGCGGCGGCTTCGAGCTACGGCCTGCCAACTTCTTTGAGAGCAATCCATTGATCAAGACTCCAGCTAACAAGCAAGTGCATCTGCCCAACTGCTCCAGGAATTCGTAG
- the LOC103994654 gene encoding O-fucosyltransferase 36: MARRDSPPASPSPSSSDDEEEDRRTLVPQNDSTAAAKPFHRRRLSYPAFEISGDLPARVGRRLWSSKHYLLAVSLPLLLVLLFFSFDLGRLFRGVSVIPVASSSSSSVAGDRMREAELHALYLLKNQQSELLRLWNLTLSAATATADAASFPSPPSLAPNSTSSPNSTTSRKVDRPNAAIPASTMDEFRSTLIRQIKLNKQIQGALLSSHRLGNLSSEALDENGSFDVSGPGTGVCRKVDRPADRRTIEWKPKKDRFLFAICLSGQMSNHLICLEKHMFFAALLDRILVLPSSKVDYQYDRVLDINHINECFGRKVVISFEEFAEMKKNKMRINRFICYIASPPCYLDEEHTKRLKNLGLSLGKIEAAWPEDAKLKTQKKRVVGDIMPKFASNDEVIAIGDMFYADVEEEWVMQPGGPLAHKCRTVIQPSRLIYLTAQRFVQTFLGSNFISLHFRRHGFLKFCNVKKESCFFPIPQAAECILRTVEKADAPVIYLSTDAAESETNLLQSLVVLNDKQVPLVKRPAHNSAEKWDALLYRNRLGGDSQVEAMLDKTICALSTVFIGSSGSTFTEDIIRLRRGWESASHCDEYLCQGELPNYIAENE; the protein is encoded by the exons ATGGCGAGGAGGGACTCACCCCCGgcttccccctccccctcctcctccgacgacgaggaggaggaccgCCGGACCCTGGTCCCCCAGAACGACTCCACCGCCGCGGCAAAACCCTTTCACCGCCGCCGATTGTCGTACCCTGCTTTCGAGATCTCCGGAGACCTCCCCGCCCGCGTCGGCCGCCGGTTGTGGTCCAGCAAGCACTACCTCCTCGCCGTCTCCCTCCCCTTGCTCCTcgtcctccttttcttctccttcgaTCTCGGCCGCCTCTTTCGGGGCGTCTCCGTCATCCccgtcgcctcctcctcctcttcgtccgTTGCCGGCGACCGGATGCGGGAGGCCGAGCTCCACGCTCTCTATCTCCTCAAGAACCAGCAATCTGAGCTTCTGCGGCTTTGGAATCTTACTCTCTCCGCAGCCACAGCCACCGCCGATgctgcttcttttccttctcctccttccttggCTCCAAATTCCACTTCGTCTCCGAATTCCACCACATCTCGCAAGGTCGATCGACCAAATGCCGCAATTCCGGCGTCGACCATGGATGAGTTCAGATCTACGCTGATCCGGCAGATCAAGCTGAACAAGCAGATCCAGGGGGCGCTGCTCTCCTCTCACCGGTTGGGGAATCTTTCGTCGGAGGCCCTGGACGAGAATGGTAGCTTCGACGTATCTGGTCCTGGCACCGGTGTGTGCAGGAAGGTGGATAGACCTGCCGATAGGAGGACGATCGAGTGGAAGCCGAAGAAGGACAGATTCTTGTTCGCGATTTGCTTGTCGGGCCAGATGTCCAACCATTTGATCTGCTTGGAGAAGCACATGTTCTTCGCGGCGCTTCTCGACCGCATCCTGGTCCTCCCGAGCTCCAAGGTGGATTACCAGTACGACCGGGTCTTGGATATCAATCATATCAACGAGTGCTTTGGGAGGAAGGTCGTGATCTCGTTCGAAGAGTTTGCGGAGATGAAGAAGAACAAGATGAGGATCAATAGGTTTATCTGCTACATTGCATCACCACCTTGCTATCTGGACGAGGAGCACACTAAGAGGTTGAAGAACTTGGGGCTTTCACTTGGGAAGATTGAGGCTGCTTGGCCTGAGGATGCCAAGTTGAAGACACAAAAGAAAAGGGTTGTTGGAGACATTATGcccaaatttgcatcaaatgatgaGGTGATTGCCATTGGAGATATGTTCTATGCTGATGTGGAAGAAGAGTGGGTAATGCAGCCAGGAGGCCCGCTTGCTCATAAATGCAGGACGGTGATCCAACCAAGTCGGCTCATTTATCTCACAGCACAGCGGTTCGTGCAGACTTTCTTAGGGAGCAACTTCATATCCCTGCATTTCCGTCGACATGGGTTCTTGAAATTCTG CAATGTGAAAAAGGAGAGTTGCTTTTTCCCCATTCCTCAGGCAGCAGAGTGTATACTGCGGACTGTTGAGAAAGCCGATGCCCCAGTTATTTATCTATCCACAGATGCAGCTGAGAGCGAAACAAATCTTCTCCAGTCATTAGTTGTGTTAAATGACAAGCAAGTTCCACTGGTCAAGAGGCCAGCTCATAATAGTGCTGAAAAATGGGATGCCTTGTTGTACAGAAATCGGCTAGGAGGAGATAGTCAG GTTGAGGCCATGCTGGACAAGACAATTTGTGCTCTGTCTACCGTTTTTATTGGATCGTCAGGTTCAACATTCACCGAGGATATCATTAGACTTCGTAGAGGCTGGGAATCTGCTTCCCATTGCGATGAGTACCTTTGCCAGGGTGAGCTACCAAACTACATTGCTGAAAACGAGTGA
- the LOC135619539 gene encoding uncharacterized protein LOC135619539 isoform X1 yields MAAISTSVASSSSPALKQRMVISLSLAAYCKLLPLAQRSPTFRCSTSRRDGKRAPPLLQLAVGGVTEILRLLSPKKQRDEAKAATQAPSLARSVDDVVRILRADYDRAYFLTGEFTSDIYADDCLFEDPTINFRGRDRYSQNLDLLVPFFDRPSLKLENIEKGQNYEMNFILATWCLRTYLKLPWRPLIGIRGTTTYDLGEDFKIIRHAESWSISALEAVGQIFKLGSAGVDETKRCHRHLDRRSRDLSRCRVAGGNQIRKWNQ; encoded by the exons ATGGCAGCGATCTCTACCTCCGTCGCCTCATCTTCCTCTCCCGCCCTCAAGCAGCGCAtggtaatctctctctctctagccgcCTATTGTAAGTTGCTTCCCCTAGCGCAGCGATCGCCCACCTTTCGCTGCTCGACCTCTCGGCGTGATGGGAAGAGAGCCCCGCCGCTGCTGCAACTGGCCGTCGGTGGCGTCACGGAGATCCTCAGGCTCCTCTCTCCCAAGAAACAGAG AGATGAGGCGAAAGCCGCGACGCAAGCACCTTCTTTGGCTCGTAGCGTAGATGACGTCGTCCGAATTCTTCGAGCGGATTATGATCGTGCTTATTTCCTTACAG GGGAGTTCACCTCCGACATATATGCCGATGATTGCTTATTTGAAGATCCTACAATCAATTTTCGTG GCAGGGACCGGTACTCTCAGAATCTGGACTTGCTCGTTCCTTTCTTTGATCGCCCATCCCTTAAACTTGAGAATATCGAGAAG GGTCAGAATTATGAAATGAACTTCATTCTGGCAACATGGTGTCTAAG GACCTATTTAAAGTTACCTTGGAGACCTCTCATTGGTATTAGAGGAACAACCACATATGATTTAGGTGAAGATTTCAAA ATCATCAGGCATGCTGAAAGTTGGAGTATCTCTGCTCTTGAAGCAGTTGGTCAAATATTCAAACTGGGCTCAGCAGGGGTTGACGA AACCAAACGATGCCACCGACACTTAGATAGGAGGTCTCGGGATTTATCGAGGTGTCGAGTTGCAGGAGGCAACCAGATTCGCAAATGGAACCAATAG
- the LOC135619539 gene encoding uncharacterized protein LOC135619539 isoform X3, with the protein MAAISTSVASSSSPALKQRMVISLSLAAYCKLLPLAQRSPTFRCSTSRRDGKRAPPLLQLAVGGVTEILRLLSPKKQRDEAKAATQAPSLARSVDDVVRILRADYDRAYFLTGEFTSDIYADDCLFEDPTINFRGRDRYSQNLDLLVPFFDRPSLKLENIEKGQNYEMNFILATWCLRTYLKLPWRPLIGIRGTTTYDLGEDFKIIRHAESWSISALEAVGQIFKLGSAGVDE; encoded by the exons ATGGCAGCGATCTCTACCTCCGTCGCCTCATCTTCCTCTCCCGCCCTCAAGCAGCGCAtggtaatctctctctctctagccgcCTATTGTAAGTTGCTTCCCCTAGCGCAGCGATCGCCCACCTTTCGCTGCTCGACCTCTCGGCGTGATGGGAAGAGAGCCCCGCCGCTGCTGCAACTGGCCGTCGGTGGCGTCACGGAGATCCTCAGGCTCCTCTCTCCCAAGAAACAGAG AGATGAGGCGAAAGCCGCGACGCAAGCACCTTCTTTGGCTCGTAGCGTAGATGACGTCGTCCGAATTCTTCGAGCGGATTATGATCGTGCTTATTTCCTTACAG GGGAGTTCACCTCCGACATATATGCCGATGATTGCTTATTTGAAGATCCTACAATCAATTTTCGTG GCAGGGACCGGTACTCTCAGAATCTGGACTTGCTCGTTCCTTTCTTTGATCGCCCATCCCTTAAACTTGAGAATATCGAGAAG GGTCAGAATTATGAAATGAACTTCATTCTGGCAACATGGTGTCTAAG GACCTATTTAAAGTTACCTTGGAGACCTCTCATTGGTATTAGAGGAACAACCACATATGATTTAGGTGAAGATTTCAAA ATCATCAGGCATGCTGAAAGTTGGAGTATCTCTGCTCTTGAAGCAGTTGGTCAAATATTCAAACTGGGCTCAGCAGGGGTTGACGAGTAA
- the LOC135619539 gene encoding uncharacterized protein LOC135619539 isoform X2, which translates to MAAISTSVASSSSPALKQRMVISLSLAAYCKLLPLAQRSPTFRCSTSRRDGKRAPPLLQLAVGGVTEILRLLSPKKQRDEAKAATQAPSLARSVDDVVRILRADYDRAYFLTGRDRYSQNLDLLVPFFDRPSLKLENIEKGQNYEMNFILATWCLRTYLKLPWRPLIGIRGTTTYDLGEDFKIIRHAESWSISALEAVGQIFKLGSAGVDETKRCHRHLDRRSRDLSRCRVAGGNQIRKWNQ; encoded by the exons ATGGCAGCGATCTCTACCTCCGTCGCCTCATCTTCCTCTCCCGCCCTCAAGCAGCGCAtggtaatctctctctctctagccgcCTATTGTAAGTTGCTTCCCCTAGCGCAGCGATCGCCCACCTTTCGCTGCTCGACCTCTCGGCGTGATGGGAAGAGAGCCCCGCCGCTGCTGCAACTGGCCGTCGGTGGCGTCACGGAGATCCTCAGGCTCCTCTCTCCCAAGAAACAGAG AGATGAGGCGAAAGCCGCGACGCAAGCACCTTCTTTGGCTCGTAGCGTAGATGACGTCGTCCGAATTCTTCGAGCGGATTATGATCGTGCTTATTTCCTTACAG GCAGGGACCGGTACTCTCAGAATCTGGACTTGCTCGTTCCTTTCTTTGATCGCCCATCCCTTAAACTTGAGAATATCGAGAAG GGTCAGAATTATGAAATGAACTTCATTCTGGCAACATGGTGTCTAAG GACCTATTTAAAGTTACCTTGGAGACCTCTCATTGGTATTAGAGGAACAACCACATATGATTTAGGTGAAGATTTCAAA ATCATCAGGCATGCTGAAAGTTGGAGTATCTCTGCTCTTGAAGCAGTTGGTCAAATATTCAAACTGGGCTCAGCAGGGGTTGACGA AACCAAACGATGCCACCGACACTTAGATAGGAGGTCTCGGGATTTATCGAGGTGTCGAGTTGCAGGAGGCAACCAGATTCGCAAATGGAACCAATAG
- the LOC103994652 gene encoding probable serine/threonine-protein kinase WNK9, whose protein sequence is MMCVEAQDPGYSEFVEVDPTGRYGRYNDILGKGASKTVYRAFDEYEGIEVAWNQVKLYDFLQSPENLERLYCEIHLLKTLKHKNIMKFYTSWVDTSERNINFVTELFTSGTLRQYRQKHRRVNIRAVKHWCRQILSALLYLHSHDPPVIHRDLKCDNIFINGNQGEVKIGDLGLAAILRKSHAIHCVGTPEFMAPEVYEEEYNELVDIYSFGMCVLEMVTFEYPYSECTHPVQIYKKVISGTKPEALYRVKDPEVRQFVEKCLATASRRLSARELLKDPFLQVDDLCSSFDDEDVHSMGRILWQPSLEYTQSNGSFIANEFSDSIHHEMESENDWDYDATDVEVHGNDLSNSHIDEQPINVDITIKGKRREDGNIFLRLRISDKDGCVRNIYFLFDIEADTALSVAAEMVAELDIIDYDVTKIADMIDGEVASLVPEWKPGPGIEEIPGFPSATICQKCASTVSSCGSILDHLSLKSLCYGNMKSVHCCHIECAEMHGRFEEITYQVEGTALCVAEGPPMLSTSQSDELDFSSLASRVNHSNGDCEGLGLQEKDEKVIQMDNYKRSDSRKLSDQLCSESHQQQCLALPEFSCHFTTPDKLDNYVSDCRQDLSWLKASDQIEPQEQNHQESGRSKRVFQPSPDPGNRVRNKQNGLLRSSVRMPLQASDERRVMKSFHLGKHNSFHIRQSDTDQGSINKMASADANSRYRWNNCSDLQSRKDGNCEVNSTECSELMFTAKNFYAGAVMSNALTRTKSLPVDAVDA, encoded by the exons ATGATGTGTGTTGAAGCACAGGACCCTGGTTACTCTGAGTTTGTTGAGGTTGATCCCACTGGAAGATATGGCAGG TACAATGACATCCTTGGCAAGGGAGCTTCAAAGACAGT TTATAGGGCTTTTGATGAGTATGAAGGGATTGAGGTTGCTTGGAACCAGGTGAAGCTCTATGATTTCCTGCAGAGCCCTGAGAACCTGGAGAGGCTCTACTGTGAGATCCACCTGCTCAAGACTCTGAAGCACAAGAACATTATGAAGTTCTATACCTCCTGGGTGGACACCTCTGAGAGGAACATCAATTTTGTCACTGAGCTGTTCACCTCTGGCACTCTCAGGCA GTATAGGCAAAAGCATAGAAGGGTCAATATCAGGGCAGTAAAGCATTGGTGTAGGCAGATTCTTAGTGCCCTTCTCTATCTCCACAGCCATGACCCCCCTGTCATCCACAGGGACCTCAAGTGTGACAACATCTTTATCAATGGGAATCAAGGAGAGGTCAAGATTGGTGATCTTGGCCTCGCTGCCATACTCCGGAAGTCGCATGCTATCCATTGTGTAG GCACACCAGAGTTCATGGCTCCGGAGGTGTATGAGGAGGAATACAATGAATTAGTGGACATATACTCATTTGGGATGTGCGTGTTGGAAATGGTCACCTTCGAGTACCCGTACAGCGAGTGCACCCATCCTGTGCAGATATACAAGAAAGTTATCTCT GGTACCAAACCTGAAGCATTGTATAGAGTGAAGGACCCCGAGGTCAGGCAATTTGTTGAAAAATGCCTCGCCACAGCATCCAGAAGGCTTTCTGCAAGGGAGCTGCTAAAGGATCCTTTTCTACAAGTTGATGATCTTTGTTCTAGTTTTGATGATGAAGATGTTCACAGTATGGGTCGTATTCTGTGGCAACCTTCACTTGAATATACTCAAAGTAATGGCTCCTTCATTGCCAATGAGTTTTCAGACAGTATCCACCATGAAATGGAATCGGAGAATGATTGGGACTATGATGCCACCGATGTGGAGGTGCATGGAAATGACTTGTCGAATAGTCACATAGACGAGCAACCTATCAACGTGGACATTACAATCAagggaaagagaagagaagatgggAACATCTTTTTGAGGCTGAGGATTTCAGACAAAGATG GCTGTGTCCGGAACATATATTTTCTCTTTGACATTGAAGCTGATACTGCATTGAGTGTTGCCGCAGAGATGGTGGCTGAGTTAGATATAATTGATTATGATGTGACAAAAATAGCAGATATGATTGATGGAGAGGTAGCTTCACTAGTACCAGAGTGGAAGCCAGGTCCAGGAATAGAAGAAATTCCAGGATTTCCTTCAGCTACCATCTGCCAAAAGTGTGCCTCCACTGTTTCATCATGTGGTTCAATTCTAGACCATCTCTCATTGAAAAGCCTATGCTACGGTAACATGAAATCAGTTCATTGCTGCCACATTGAGTGTGCTGAAATGCATGGCcgatttgaagagataacatacCAAGTTGAGGGAACTGCACTTTGTGTGGCTGAGGGACCGCCTATGTTATCGACAAGTCAATCTGATGAACTTGATTTTAGCTCTCTCGCATCAAGGGTTAATCACTCTAATGGAGATTGTGAAGGATTAGGCCTACAGGAGAAGGATGAAAAGGTTATACAGATGGATAACTACAAAAGAAGTGACTCGAGAAAACTTTCAGACCAACTATGTTCTGAATCTCACCAGCAACAATGTCTTGCCTTACCGGAATTTAGTTGCCATTTCACTACACCCGATAAACTCGACAATTATGTAAGCGACTGCAGACAGGATCTGAGTTGGCTGAAGGCAAGTGACCAGATAGAGCCACAAGAACAGAACCATCAGGAGTCAGGAAGATCCAAAAGAGTATTTCAACCTTCCCCAGACCCTGGCAACAGGGTAAGAAACAAACAAAATGGATTGTTGAGATCCTCAGTTCGAATGCCTTTACAAGCTTCGGATGAAAGAAGGGTGATGAAGTCCTTTCATTTGGGAAAACATAACTCATTCCATATTCGTCAAAGTGACACGGACCAGGGCTCCATCAATAAGATGGCTTCTGCTGATGCAAATTCAAGGTATCGCTGGAATAACTGCTCCGATTTACAATCCCGAAAGGATGGAAATTGTGAGGTGAACTCTACAGAGTGCTCCGAGCTTATGTTCACAGCAAAGAACTTCTACGCTGGAGCTGTCATGTCAAATGCTCTCACCAGGACCAAGTCTCTTCCTGTTGATGCCGTGGATGCTTAA